One window of Campylobacter sp. RM12651 genomic DNA carries:
- a CDS encoding AI-2E family transporter: MNAKYFITAIVLLVLCCLLYLFKPFLLTIAIAVLMAVATANLHHKIFVKTKRKYVAPIVLTTMMSLLFFAPLAYTSFSLASSIKDLDIAQIQTTITKLKSAEFNLPSNLDYIEPKVKEALNEIDLNNVGKNILNYASNFTKSGVKFFTELILIIIFYFFANYYGVELVGFFRKLMPLKKSEFENVLGEVSNVMSVVFYSVIITAVFEGLLFAVFLMYFGYNGLLMGILYAISSLIPLIGGALLWVPVSLYEYSHGNTANAIIIALYSIIMISIIADTFVKPLIIRWINEKLLKTPANVNELLIFFAMIAGISTFGFWGVILGPAILALFLSVVKLYVLIIEKH; the protein is encoded by the coding sequence ATGAATGCTAAATATTTTATAACAGCTATTGTTTTATTGGTTTTATGTTGTTTGCTTTATTTATTTAAACCTTTTTTATTAACTATTGCAATTGCTGTTTTAATGGCAGTTGCTACTGCAAATCTTCATCATAAAATATTCGTAAAAACAAAAAGAAAATATGTAGCTCCAATAGTTTTAACAACTATGATGTCTTTATTGTTTTTTGCTCCACTTGCATACACTAGCTTTTCTTTAGCAAGTTCAATTAAAGACTTAGATATAGCTCAAATTCAAACAACAATTACAAAATTAAAATCAGCAGAATTTAATTTACCAAGCAATTTAGACTACATAGAGCCAAAAGTAAAAGAAGCTTTAAATGAAATAGATTTAAATAATGTAGGTAAAAATATATTAAATTATGCTTCAAATTTTACAAAATCAGGTGTTAAATTCTTTACTGAACTTATATTAATAATAATATTTTATTTCTTCGCAAATTATTATGGAGTAGAACTTGTAGGATTTTTTAGAAAACTTATGCCGCTTAAAAAAAGTGAATTTGAAAATGTATTAGGCGAAGTATCTAATGTAATGAGCGTTGTGTTTTACTCTGTAATTATTACTGCTGTTTTTGAAGGTTTATTATTTGCAGTATTTTTAATGTATTTTGGATATAACGGACTTTTAATGGGTATTTTATATGCAATATCTTCGCTAATTCCATTAATAGGCGGTGCTTTACTTTGGGTTCCTGTTAGTTTGTATGAATACTCTCACGGCAATACAGCAAATGCTATAATAATTGCACTTTATTCAATTATTATGATTTCTATTATTGCAGATACTTTTGTAAAACCATTAATAATTAGATGGATTAATGAAAAATTGTTAAAAACACCAGCAAATGTAAATGAGCTTTTGATATTTTTTGCAATGATTGCTGGTATTTCTACATTTGGCTTTTGGGGAGTTATATTAGGGCCTGCTATTTTGGCTTTATTTTTATCAGTTGTAAAACTTTATGTATTAATTATAGAAAAGCATTAA
- a CDS encoding alanine racemase, with the protein MAFITINKANYFYNLNECLKKVSSIDKLIIILKDNAYGHDINIISDLALEFGIKNVAVKNINEASIIQNKFKNILILSQIPKHYKACDNYILAINDLSYFDYLNNEDKVALKLDTNMHRSGICENNLELALKIIKEKKLKLVSAFTHYSSPNNIKNQKPLYIKMCEFIKNNYSDEVFFHSSNSSTLFLDENEYDKAARVGLAQFGYCDVKANLKPVLSLWAEKISSRIISAGDSIGYDEIFVSNKDLKVANYDLGYGDGLLYYKGLKEFKLANNEQVLGKISMDSFSIEDTNKENICVFNDALKYANYFNTNVYEALVRLNPSIKKIII; encoded by the coding sequence ATGGCATTTATCACAATTAATAAAGCAAATTATTTTTATAATTTAAATGAGTGCTTAAAAAAAGTTAGTAGCATTGATAAATTAATCATTATTTTAAAGGACAATGCTTACGGGCACGATATTAATATAATTAGTGATTTGGCTTTAGAATTTGGTATTAAAAATGTCGCAGTAAAAAACATAAATGAAGCTAGTATTATTCAAAATAAATTTAAAAATATATTAATACTATCTCAAATTCCAAAGCATTATAAAGCTTGCGATAATTATATTTTAGCGATTAATGATTTGAGTTATTTTGATTATTTAAATAATGAAGATAAAGTCGCTTTAAAACTTGATACTAATATGCATAGAAGTGGAATATGTGAAAACAATTTAGAATTAGCTCTAAAAATTATTAAAGAAAAAAAGCTGAAATTAGTATCAGCTTTCACTCATTATTCAAGTCCCAATAATATTAAAAATCAAAAACCACTTTATATAAAAATGTGTGAGTTTATAAAGAATAATTATTCTGATGAAGTGTTTTTTCACTCTTCAAATTCTAGCACTTTATTTTTAGATGAAAATGAATACGATAAGGCTGCTAGAGTAGGTTTAGCACAATTTGGATATTGCGATGTAAAGGCTAATTTAAAGCCGGTTTTAAGTCTTTGGGCTGAAAAAATTAGCTCAAGAATTATTAGTGCTGGAGATAGTATTGGATATGATGAGATTTTTGTATCTAATAAGGATTTAAAAGTTGCTAATTATGATTTAGGATATGGAGATGGGCTTTTATATTATAAAGGTTTAAAAGAATTTAAATTAGCAAATAACGAACAAGTTTTAGGCAAAATCTCAATGGATAGCTTTAGTATTGAAGATACTAATAAAGAAAATATCTGCGTATTTAACGATGCTTTAAAATACGCAAATTATTTTAATACTAATGTTTATGAAGCTTTAGTTAGATTAAATCCAAGTATTAAAAAAATAATAATTTAA